The sequence below is a genomic window from Haemophilus pittmaniae.
AATCCTGTTTATTGGTGAAGACTTCATCCTCATGAATGGCGCCGTATTGCGTATAAATATCCCATAATGCTGCTTTTAGCGATGCCCGGCTATCCGCTTTAAAAACATCGTCGAAGGTCAATAGCCGTTGGCGGGCTAAATCGATATTAAGATATTGCGTGCGATACATACCATGTGCACCGCCACTGTAGCTATAGGTCCTCAAACTAAACAACGCCAACTTGCCGCGCTGACTCAAAAAATTCAAGGTTTTGGATAATTCCTGATTAAATGCATCCTCTGTTTTATCCAGATTGAATTCCTGTTGATAAAATGTAGCCAATTGCTCGCGATTAGTCAGATTGGTCTGTTGTGGTTCAAATTGACGCAACAACAATTGATCCAACCAATCCTGACCACTATCACTTAAACCGGTAATGGTGAACGTCGTACTTACCGTTCTTTTATCCTCGGTAGTTGTTTCTTCCGTCTGACTAAAAATTACCTTCGGTTGTAGTACCAATGCAGGAATTAGACCTTTTTGCCGCTCCTCCGCTTGAGCTAACTGTGCCTTCAGCTCTGCAACCTGTGCAGTTAATTGGGCTATTTGTTCATTGTGTTGATTCGCGGCCGGATTTTCCTCTTTACAACCACCTAATAAGAGTCCCGCCAGCAATAGGCTAATAATTGTTTTTTTCATAATTATCCTTGTTAATTCGATATGCGTGTTTTCATTACTCTACGATAGGTGCCGGAGTTAAATCATAATATTGCTGCTGTATAAATTCCGGTTTTAATAAATTTCCTTCTAGAAACCAATCCCAAGAAACCGTCAGCTCTTGCTCTCCTGCTACATAAGGGGCGATCTCATAAACATGGTAAATAAAATGGATCCCATCGTGCGCTAAATAAAAATTTTTAGAAACCTCAAAATCTGCTTTTGGGGTAAAAACCTGTTCCTCATTAACATTGCCAAAATCAGTATAAATACGCCACAACAACTCCTTTATCTCCGGTAATTTTTTCTCATCAAATACATCCGAAAAATTAACCACCTGATGCCGATTCATATCTACCGTTAAATATTGCTTGCCACCTACGCCATGGGCTCCACCTTCATAACTATAGTATCCAATGAAAAAAGTCGATAATTTCTCTTTTTGACCAATAAACCCCAACCAAGCATTACGGGAAAATCCGATTTCCGGCTGTGCCTGCATATCACTTTTTATCTGATTAAACAGTGTTTCATAGCGAGCAACCGCTTGCTCACGGGTTTTCGGTGTATTCTCACTAAATTCGGACTGCATCAGCTCCGTCCATAACAACTCATTTAACCACGTGATATTGGTTTTTAAGCCCCAAATATTCAAACTGATCGGGGCACTATGTCCATCAAACCAATGTTCTTGTGATGTTGGATAATTAATTTTTTCCAATTTTTCGAAAATCACCTCTTTATTAACCAAAATAGCCGGAATGAGGTTTTCATTCTTTTCTTTTAATTGCGTATTTTCAGTAGTAAGTTGATTAATAATCTGAGCTTGGCGCTCAATCGTCGCCTTTACTTCCTTATCTTCACAACCAGCTGTACTAAGCAATGTAGTAAAAATACAAATGGAAAGAAGTGCTTTCTTGATTAACATTAATTTTCCTTTATAGGTCAAAAATATCTTTATCACGCAATATATGTTCGTTACCACGACGACGTAGGAAACCGCTACGGTCAAAGTATTCCATCAATTGTACGGTCAGCTTACGACCAAAATTGAGCTGATCACGTAATTCATTGACTGAAATACGTCCCGACTCAGCGGCCATTTGTTTAATTAAGCGAGCATAGCCATAAAGGGTTTCCGCCAAAAAGAAACGATCCTTCACAATTGGGATTAAAAAACCTAATTTACCGGCCTTATACATAAAATTTCGCATGGCGCTCTCTTCCAGCCCGAGGGCATTGGCCATATCGCGTACCCAAATAGGCTGTCCGGAGGCTTTTTCAAACTCCTCTAACACGCTATGCCATAAAGCTTGTTCAGATTCAGAAAAACCGAGTTTATGTTGCGGAAGATGTAACCAACCACGACTTTGTGCCAACCGGCCGTCATCCAACAAACGTTCAATTAAGTGATAAATCAATTTTTCTGGCTGATTAAGCGCGGCAATTCGATATAGACGCGCCTTAGCTAAACCCAATTGATCATCGTGCTGTTCATGATAGTTACTTAATACCTCAACTAATGAGGCTTCTTTGGCAGCCTGATAATCCGCATTAAAGCACCAATCTTGATAGCGTTCAGCACCGATTAAAGCAAGTTGTTCGTCTAATTGGGACTCACTTAATTGTTCAAGCCAACGTAGGTATTGTGCCGTTTGTGGCCCCTGCTGCAAAATCAATACCAATCGTTCTTGTGTTGAGGATGCCTGACGTAAAGCCTGTAAATAAGCTAAGCGAGAAGCGGTTCGTTTATGACGTTTCGGTGAATTAATTTCCACAACCCGAGCCCCACCAAGCAAACTTTTTGCATCCCCTGAACGGATAATCAATTTATCACCAAAGGTTAAAAATAATGGCTGAGTCAAAACAATTTCGGCCAATATTGTGTCATTCGGTCGAGCATTTTTTCTTTCCAATAAAGCCAATTTACCGGTCGTACGACTGGCTGCATGATAAACGTGTACGGACTGCATTTCAGACAATGCCACATCCGTCGTTAAACTCACGGTAATACGCTCAGTTGGTAGCGGAATAATATCGGAAAATAGCCAATCACCACGAGCTAATGGTTGTTTATTTAAATCAACGTTTAAATTTAATGCCAATCGCTGATCTGCCAATCCTTGTGCGGATTCCGTATTTTGTGCATGAATATTTTTTACCCGAACCCGCTCACCGTTGGATAAATAAAGTTCATCTTCAATAAGAACTTTTCCTGCAAAGGCTGTTCCTGTCACGACAGTTCCAGCCCCTTTCACACTAAACACGCGATCGATGGCATAACGAAATAGTTTATTGATTTCACCTAATTCTGGCAACGTTGCCAAATAATCACGCAATTCAGCAATACCTTGCCCACTATGAGCTGAGGTGACAAAAAAAGCCGCATTCGTTAAAAATGGATAATGAGCTTTCAGTTGTTGTGCCAAACTTTCAATTTGTGAAACCTCTGCACGATCCGCTTTAGTTAATACCACAATAATTTCGTCAAACTGTAATTGACGTAAAATAGCTAAATGTTCACGAGTCTGAGCACTAATACCTTCATCAGCAGCTACGACTAACATGGCATAATGCACGCCTCCTAACCCTGCCAACATATTAGCTAAGAATTTCTCATGGCCAGGTACATCAATAAACCCTAACACCCGTTCCTCTAACGGAAGATAGGCATAGCCTAAATCGATCGTCATGCCACGTTTTTTTTCCTCCGGCAAATGAGCTGTATTGGTACCGGTTAGCGCCTGCAAAAGTGCAGTTTTCCCATGATCCACATGGCCTGCTGTAACAATAATCATAGTTCGTCCACCGTTTTAAGTAATTCTGATAAATTCGCTACACTGCGTAAATCCAAACAAATCCGTCCCTTTTCAATTCGACCGACAATCGGCTGTGACAGTTGCTTCAAGCGACTCATTAAAGCCAACGGCTCAGGGGCTGTAATTGCAACTGCTTTGGATGGCAACATTGCCATCGGTTGAGAACCACTACCAATCTGTGCCTCACTATCAATAATTTCGATATGATAATTTGAATTGAGACGTTGACATAAACGTTCTGCCAATTGCTGAGCCTGCTCTGCCAATAATTCTACGGGCTGCGTGAGTAACTGAAGAGTCGGAATACTTGAAGTGAGTTTTTCTGGTTGTAAATAAAGTCTCAATGTCGCTTCCAATCCGGCTAAAGTTACTTTATCGCAACGTAATACTCGCTTTAATGGATGAGCTTGTAGTTGCTGGATCCAGTCCCGTTTACCGACAATAATCCCAGCCTGTACTCCACCTAATAATTTATCTCCGGAAAAAGACACCAAATCCACGCCTTGTGCAACCTTTTCCTGTACCGTTGGTTCTGTAGGTAAACCGTACTGGCTTAAATCAATTAGAGCTCCACTACCCAAATCAGTAATCACCGGAATATTAAACTCATCTCCCAACGCAACCAATTGCTGCTCACTAACCGATGCAGTAAAACCACAAATTTGGTAATTGCTACAATGCACTTTCATTAAAAAGGCCGTATTTTCATTGATCGCCTGGCGATAATCTTTAAGGTGAGTTCGATTGGTTGTTCCGACTTCAATGAGCTTACATCTCGCTTGCTGCATGATATCTGGGATCCGAAAAGCCCCACCAATTTCAATTAACTCACCACGGGAAATAATCACCTCTCGGTCCTTGGCAAAAGTAGCCAACATCAACAATACCGCAGCAGCATTGTTATTTACGATACAAGCAGCCTCGGCACCAGTCAGTTCAGCCAATAATGCACTGACATAATTATCGCGATGGCTACGAGCACCTTCGGTCAAATCATATTCTAATGCCACATTATGCCCCATTGCATTGAGCGCCGCCTGTTGAGCACTTTGTGGCCACAGCGCACGACCTAAGTTAGTATGTAGGATCGTACCGGTAAGATTATGCACGCTTTGAATTTGAACCCGTTGCTGCTCGGCCAAGCGCTCAGCCAAATAGGATAAAGTGCGATCAATGTCTTGTAAGAAATCCGGGCTATGTTGTTCACGTTTAATAAATTCACGGGCTTCAATCAATAATTGACGGCCGCTTGTAACGACAGCCTGATGGCCAAATTGATTAACCAATTCAACCCCCTGAGGGGTTTTCAATAATTTATCCAGAGCGGGAACGGAGCGAAAAAGTTCGGTCATAATATATCCTGTTATCCACAATAATTAAGCGGCATTATACGCTAAAATCAATGAGATTTGACCGCCCGACAATTATCGGTTAGAGTAAAGCCACTCTTTGGAGGGGCGTCGTTTCCGGTGAAGCGGCAGGACTTCAAATCCTGTTAAGGACGCCAGCGTTCTTGGGTGGGTTCAACTCCCATTCCCCTCCGCCAAATAAATTAAAAAAAGCAGGTTTTAAAGCCTGCTTTTTACGTATCAATAGATTATTTTACAATATCGCCTTTCAACGCTACCCCGCCGATAATATTTCCAGTATGGCATTCATATTGACTCGGACTACTATAGGCTTTCTTCTTGTAATAAGAAACGATATTACCAACCTTAGTTGCACCTTTAGATTGTGCTTTCTCCTGTAACTGTTTTACTGCAGATAAAAAAGCCCAACGACAGGCTTCTTGTGGAGTTTTATTAGATGCATTAGTTTTCTTATTAGTTACGGCATCAGCAACAATGACTCTACCTGGGGCAGGTCGGCCGAAATATAATTTAACTCCCGGATTTAACACGCTCGCAGCTTCTGGTGATTTCAATGCTTCATCGATAGAAAAATGATGTGTAGAATCTACCGGCGCACAAGCGCTAGCTGCTAAAATAGCTAATGCACAAGGAATCATACGGAATAATTTCATAGTTGCTCCTTTAATTTTCAACTGAATTTCCAACAGAAGTATAGCATTCTTTATACAAAAACCACTATTCCTATGATTGCTTTAATCTGATGCTATGGGTAGAATTGGGCAATTTTTTTACTCTCTATATTTTAGATTTAATAAGGAATTCCAATGAAAAAGCTCGTTTTATCTCTTTGCGGCGCTTTATTTTTGCTTTCAGGTTGTTCAAACGGCGGCGTTGATGAGGATGCATTAACGGCGGTCGATAAAAATCAAAATATCCGTCAAGTTTGTATTAAAGGTAGCACAAGAGGTGCTCCCGATGACTTTATGGAT
It includes:
- a CDS encoding RsiV family protein codes for the protein MLIKKALLSICIFTTLLSTAGCEDKEVKATIERQAQIINQLTTENTQLKEKNENLIPAILVNKEVIFEKLEKINYPTSQEHWFDGHSAPISLNIWGLKTNITWLNELLWTELMQSEFSENTPKTREQAVARYETLFNQIKSDMQAQPEIGFSRNAWLGFIGQKEKLSTFFIGYYSYEGGAHGVGGKQYLTVDMNRHQVVNFSDVFDEKKLPEIKELLWRIYTDFGNVNEEQVFTPKADFEVSKNFYLAHDGIHFIYHVYEIAPYVAGEQELTVSWDWFLEGNLLKPEFIQQQYYDLTPAPIVE
- the selB gene encoding selenocysteine-specific translation elongation factor codes for the protein MIIVTAGHVDHGKTALLQALTGTNTAHLPEEKKRGMTIDLGYAYLPLEERVLGFIDVPGHEKFLANMLAGLGGVHYAMLVVAADEGISAQTREHLAILRQLQFDEIIVVLTKADRAEVSQIESLAQQLKAHYPFLTNAAFFVTSAHSGQGIAELRDYLATLPELGEINKLFRYAIDRVFSVKGAGTVVTGTAFAGKVLIEDELYLSNGERVRVKNIHAQNTESAQGLADQRLALNLNVDLNKQPLARGDWLFSDIIPLPTERITVSLTTDVALSEMQSVHVYHAASRTTGKLALLERKNARPNDTILAEIVLTQPLFLTFGDKLIIRSGDAKSLLGGARVVEINSPKRHKRTASRLAYLQALRQASSTQERLVLILQQGPQTAQYLRWLEQLSESQLDEQLALIGAERYQDWCFNADYQAAKEASLVEVLSNYHEQHDDQLGLAKARLYRIAALNQPEKLIYHLIERLLDDGRLAQSRGWLHLPQHKLGFSESEQALWHSVLEEFEKASGQPIWVRDMANALGLEESAMRNFMYKAGKLGFLIPIVKDRFFLAETLYGYARLIKQMAAESGRISVNELRDQLNFGRKLTVQLMEYFDRSGFLRRRGNEHILRDKDIFDL
- a CDS encoding DUF3298 and DUF4163 domain-containing protein, which gives rise to MKKTIISLLLAGLLLGGCKEENPAANQHNEQIAQLTAQVAELKAQLAQAEERQKGLIPALVLQPKVIFSQTEETTTEDKRTVSTTFTITGLSDSGQDWLDQLLLRQFEPQQTNLTNREQLATFYQQEFNLDKTEDAFNQELSKTLNFLSQRGKLALFSLRTYSYSGGAHGMYRTQYLNIDLARQRLLTFDDVFKADSRASLKAALWDIYTQYGAIHEDEVFTNKQDFNVPDNFYLAIDGVHFVYELYEIASFAEGEQELVIGWSQLQDWLTEDFKAAGYFVTKQ
- the selA gene encoding L-seryl-tRNA(Sec) selenium transferase; its protein translation is MTELFRSVPALDKLLKTPQGVELVNQFGHQAVVTSGRQLLIEAREFIKREQHSPDFLQDIDRTLSYLAERLAEQQRVQIQSVHNLTGTILHTNLGRALWPQSAQQAALNAMGHNVALEYDLTEGARSHRDNYVSALLAELTGAEAACIVNNNAAAVLLMLATFAKDREVIISRGELIEIGGAFRIPDIMQQARCKLIEVGTTNRTHLKDYRQAINENTAFLMKVHCSNYQICGFTASVSEQQLVALGDEFNIPVITDLGSGALIDLSQYGLPTEPTVQEKVAQGVDLVSFSGDKLLGGVQAGIIVGKRDWIQQLQAHPLKRVLRCDKVTLAGLEATLRLYLQPEKLTSSIPTLQLLTQPVELLAEQAQQLAERLCQRLNSNYHIEIIDSEAQIGSGSQPMAMLPSKAVAITAPEPLALMSRLKQLSQPIVGRIEKGRICLDLRSVANLSELLKTVDEL